In the Streptomyces genisteinicus genome, CACCGCCGCCCGCTCCCGCTCCACCACCACCCCGACCGCCGCCGCGCCCGGTCAGGCCGCGCCCGCGGACCCCGCCGTGCCCGCGCACCGGCAGCAGGCCGCCCCGGCCAAGACCTCGGGCCGGGGCCGGTGACCGTCCGCCCCTGGCTCAGGCGAACAAGCCCTCCCCGACCGGCTGGAGGCCGGGCCGATCAGGGGCGGTGCAGGATGTCGTGGGTGCCGACGCGGCTGCCGCTCGGCCTACTCCAGCACGCCCAGCAGCGCGTCCGGCCGGCAGAACTGGCACGCTCCCACCTCGACCGTCCATCGCCGCGCCTCGTCCTCCGTGGCCCGGCGGGTGCGCGGCCCGGTGACGGCGCAGTCCTCCACATGCACCTGCCGCCCGCCGAAGGGCACCTGAGACCCCTTGGACCGT is a window encoding:
- a CDS encoding DUF6233 domain-containing protein — translated: MWHVLSSLGSSEPRLLLRRSKGSQVPFGGRQVHVEDCAVTGPRTRRATEDEARRWTVEVGACQFCRPDALLGVLE